In the genome of Streptomyces lydicus, the window GTGCGGACATCCGGCTCGCCGATGTCCTGCATGCGCTCGCCGACCCCGTACGACTGCGGATCGTCTGTGCGCTGGCTGCCGCCGAGGGGGAGCTGAACTGTGCGGACACCGAGCTCCCGGTCAGCAAGTCGACCTGTACCCACCACTTCAGGGTGCTCCGCGAGCACGGCGTCATCCAGCAGCTCTACCGCGGCACGGCCAAGATGAACGCGCTGCGCCGGGACGATCTGGACGCGCTCTTCCCCGGCCTGATCGACGGCGTGCTCCGGGCGGCGGATCTGCAGGCCGGCCGCCTCGGGGAGGAGTAGCGGGCCGTCAGGGGTGCCAGGGCCGTCAGGGGTGCCAGGGGCGCCAGGAGTGCCGGGCCGGCAGTAGCGCGGTGGCCGCTCCGGAGCGGCGGGCCGACGGGCCGACCGACCGGCTGGCGGACCGGCCGACTGGCGGGACCGGTGGGTCGACGGACCGACTGGCGGACCGGAACCCGGCGCCCCGGCCCGCCCGCGGGATTCAGCGGTTCGGATCCGCCGACCCCGCCGCTTCCAACAGCCCCGCCCAGTCCGGGAGTTTGACGGTGCCGCGGCCCAGTCCTCGGCCCCACTCCGCCTCGGCGGCCTCGATGGCCAGCCAGCCCGGCCACGGGACCGGCCGCTGCCCCGCCCGGATCAGTGCCGCCACCGGGTCCCCGGCCGCCTCGCGCAGCGTCGCCAGCGCGGGGGCGTCGGCCAGCAGCGACCGCGCGGTCTCCTTGGCGCACGGCCGGTTCGTGCCGATCACCCCCGTGGGGCCGCGTTTGATCCAGCCGGCCACGTACACACCGGGCAGCGGTGCCCCGTCCCGCAGCACCCGTCCCTCCTGGTGCGGCACCGTCCCGGTCGTCTCGTCGAACGGCAGGCCGGGCATCGGTGTCCCCCGGTAGCCGACCGAACGCAGCACCAACTGCCCCTCGATATCCTCGAATTCGCCGGTACCCGTCACTCCGCCGTGCCCGTCGGGCGCCGTCCGCTCGAACCGCACCGCGCGCACCCCGGTGGCATCCCCGAGCACTTCGACCGGCCGGAGGAAGAACCGCAGATGAATACGGCGGCCACGGCCGCTGGAGGCCCCCGCTCCCGGGCCTGCCGGGGCCGCCGCCCGTGCCGCCGACCGCTCCGCCCACCCGCGCAGCACCTCGACGTTCCGCCGCCCCACCGCGGGCAGCCCGCCCGGATCCCGGTACGCCGGATCCAGCGCCAGCTCCTCGGGCCGTACGCACACCTCGGCATCCGGAAGGGAGTCCAGCT includes:
- a CDS encoding ArsR/SmtB family transcription factor; translation: MPTESTSRRAPSGSRALEHPARADIRLADVLHALADPVRLRIVCALAAAEGELNCADTELPVSKSTCTHHFRVLREHGVIQQLYRGTAKMNALRRDDLDALFPGLIDGVLRAADLQAGRLGEE
- a CDS encoding FAD-dependent oxidoreductase, with protein sequence MLRVAVIGSGPSGVYTAQSLIEQQTVPDIEVYVLDRLPCPYGLVRYGVAPDHEKIKSLQNNLRTVLEHPRVRFLGNVEAGAPGLGVEELREIFDAVVFCVGAATDRQLGIPGEELPGSRPATEFVAWYSAHPDAAAVRFTLAARSALVIGVGNVAVDVARMLSRGAAELAATDMPQGPLGALADSRVQDVWMVGRRGPSQAKFTTKELRELDSLPDAEVCVRPEELALDPAYRDPGGLPAVGRRNVEVLRGWAERSAARAAAPAGPGAGASSGRGRRIHLRFFLRPVEVLGDATGVRAVRFERTAPDGHGGVTGTGEFEDIEGQLVLRSVGYRGTPMPGLPFDETTGTVPHQEGRVLRDGAPLPGVYVAGWIKRGPTGVIGTNRPCAKETARSLLADAPALATLREAAGDPVAALIRAGQRPVPWPGWLAIEAAEAEWGRGLGRGTVKLPDWAGLLEAAGSADPNR